In Candidatus Defluviibacterium haderslevense, the following are encoded in one genomic region:
- a CDS encoding energy transducer TonB: protein MNKHLILLLFLYTTLTAVSQPTKLITNKYSGINQISENYSVLKSDRITKHGPYITYFRATKEEINDIKKGYIKLHHFIKMKGNYINGKKDGEWIEYSKPSVFKSQGNYNDDKKVGIWLSSKEGGSVIEKYDYDHQIKIKPIIKVEIRYPAKARDAGIEGHVKILYHVNSDCSISNFEIIQSVSNECDKEALSKLIKFGELSKKYSIEPICKESIDTFKVNFRLKE, encoded by the coding sequence ATGAATAAACATTTAATATTATTGCTATTTCTATATACTACATTAACGGCGGTATCTCAACCTACAAAGTTGATAACCAATAAATATAGTGGAATTAATCAGATATCTGAGAACTATAGTGTTTTAAAGTCAGATCGAATAACAAAGCATGGACCTTATATCACCTATTTTCGAGCCACAAAAGAGGAAATAAATGATATTAAAAAGGGATACATAAAATTACACCATTTCATTAAAATGAAAGGAAATTACATCAACGGCAAAAAGGATGGCGAATGGATTGAGTATTCCAAACCATCTGTTTTTAAATCTCAAGGAAACTATAATGATGACAAAAAGGTCGGAATCTGGCTTTCATCAAAGGAAGGAGGAAGTGTCATTGAAAAATATGATTATGATCATCAAATAAAAATCAAACCCATTATAAAAGTAGAAATACGCTATCCAGCAAAAGCAAGAGATGCTGGTATTGAGGGCCATGTAAAAATATTATATCATGTAAATAGTGATTGTTCCATTTCTAATTTTGAAATTATACAATCAGTATCCAATGAATGCGATAAGGAAGCTCTTTCCAAGCTCATTAAATTTGGAGAGCTATCAAAAAAATACAGTATAGAGCCAATTTGTAAAGAATCCATCGATACATTTAAAGTAAATTTTAGACTCAAAGAATGA
- a CDS encoding T9SS type A sorting domain-containing protein, whose amino-acid sequence MKLVYAPSLSMLLKKLLLIFILLFTSEFAKAGWNQVNIGINDHFNSVLFMSSTHGLIAGNHGIYFTTTGGGTASDWTRFTFTNDPSYLELYNNCQFKKIAVYSDYTVYICGTDTVNKRAIIFKLDLSNLRYSFAYVGPKNSSLNALAIINSYLFAVGNNGLVLTSSNFTDFTKVETGLSNNLFSVYPKTIRIYGIAGDGVFILIIANQTVYKYPDDSIRVLSYNQASDKFLAFGNKHIRYENYGATRKEFTNYDFAPLYATSACNIGQNYYVSTNHGIYYQNGPLSEILEYMPSSNNLSLNDVYFYGFEKGYAVGNNGVFIKTTDSGGGSKPFATSNVIPNCKDTITTLHGSSGTGTWCKWLLNNKLIASSCSINYVFETAGQFNLDYIVTNSFNLSDTASKSIIVVDPPQINLPVTISDSILCKNQTIQITIQNTQKDFTYILKKKNSGSSYGSGFGNGGTMTFNSNLLDSAGYYYITVRSNFSHCEKYFTDSIKLQSEKTKVSFNYDLINAFPNENVNFYSKSHDAQNYYWSFQNNSNVLSSNDPNPTGIRFADTGQIVVTLIAESVNHCFDTIIANGPYVCKEPNVEDTCWAEAFIGEDPLWDGRGYHQISQSCLSKDDYLLICGNYSDHVFRSRYGKKINTPKGKVGSYITKYSPSGTIKWLNSIQMPNTNSSDMKSTIYSVTTDKYGNIYVTGSVYDLSQNVYYYQNNGDSILISNIKYHNSYVDKTFILKLDSLGHYIWHAELFNIISIYLKADSNGNLLAYGISGKSPSSTIIYRQNGFTDSCFAFTNKKIDQIGYSLQNYVLRINENGSLKWFTFISKEHNEGLIDAEMDSFGNIYITGTYDIKTTFFSTNGDSVNIKREDNESSRRMYVVKYNDVGVLQWQVRARIINNLSYDTDVITPYKIQIDPNGTCYILGHTSFFNYRYQEYMKVINADMSITIPRRYGSFFLMKLSPSGIAQWITGNSYSNYGDGSAFELKGSQLYLINTLHGYNNSAWSGYYYSANFQDSIYVPNINYGDFLVANYDTSGALHWISLGGNTLPTGYLHNLVPTSISTNTYGHHFITGTTHGGTEPAILFGDTVSINRYDAFFSKMGVSGCETTLVNNTEINIPTTSKQASLIIYPNPATNTLHISGIRPKSIVKIYDVLGHLIIEKESEYNMTLNTSQLSEGIYTIIAQSNNSRSINKVVITK is encoded by the coding sequence ATGAAACTGGTATATGCCCCTTCATTAAGTATGCTTCTAAAGAAATTACTATTAATTTTTATTCTATTATTTACGTCAGAATTTGCTAAAGCAGGATGGAATCAAGTTAATATTGGTATCAATGACCACTTTAACAGTGTGCTTTTTATGAGCTCAACTCATGGTTTAATTGCTGGAAACCACGGAATATACTTTACTACAACTGGAGGGGGTACTGCAAGTGATTGGACACGTTTTACTTTTACAAATGATCCTTCATATTTAGAACTTTATAATAACTGCCAATTCAAAAAAATAGCTGTCTATTCTGATTATACTGTATACATTTGTGGAACAGATACTGTAAATAAAAGAGCTATTATCTTTAAGCTAGATTTATCCAATTTAAGATATTCGTTTGCCTATGTTGGGCCAAAAAACAGTTCTCTGAATGCATTAGCAATAATAAACAGTTACCTATTTGCAGTTGGGAATAATGGGCTTGTGTTAACTTCCTCAAATTTTACTGATTTCACCAAAGTTGAAACAGGATTGTCCAATAACTTATTTTCCGTATATCCAAAAACAATTAGGATATATGGTATAGCCGGCGATGGTGTTTTTATATTAATTATTGCAAATCAAACAGTTTACAAATATCCAGACGACTCAATTAGAGTTTTAAGCTACAATCAAGCTTCGGACAAATTCTTAGCATTTGGGAACAAGCATATTCGATACGAAAATTATGGAGCGACAAGAAAAGAATTCACAAACTACGATTTTGCACCTCTTTATGCAACCTCCGCTTGTAATATTGGACAAAACTATTATGTATCAACCAATCACGGTATTTATTACCAAAATGGACCTTTAAGTGAAATTTTAGAATATATGCCAAGTTCGAATAATCTTAGTTTGAACGATGTATATTTTTATGGATTTGAAAAAGGATATGCCGTTGGCAATAATGGAGTATTTATTAAAACTACAGATTCTGGTGGGGGAAGTAAACCCTTTGCGACATCTAATGTCATCCCAAATTGCAAGGACACGATAACAACGCTACATGGTTCAAGCGGAACAGGAACCTGGTGCAAATGGCTATTAAACAATAAACTTATTGCATCTTCATGTAGCATTAATTATGTTTTTGAAACAGCAGGTCAATTTAATCTTGACTACATAGTAACAAATAGTTTCAATTTGTCAGATACTGCCTCCAAAAGCATCATTGTGGTTGATCCTCCTCAAATAAATTTGCCTGTTACTATATCCGATAGCATTTTATGTAAAAATCAGACCATTCAAATAACAATTCAAAATACTCAAAAAGATTTCACTTACATATTGAAAAAGAAGAATAGTGGCTCTTCTTACGGAAGTGGTTTTGGCAATGGAGGGACTATGACCTTCAATAGCAACTTATTAGATAGCGCTGGTTATTATTATATAACTGTACGAAGTAATTTTAGTCATTGCGAAAAGTATTTTACTGACAGTATTAAATTACAGTCTGAAAAAACTAAAGTATCTTTCAATTATGATCTCATCAATGCGTTTCCGAATGAAAATGTAAATTTTTATTCCAAATCGCATGATGCCCAAAATTATTATTGGTCTTTTCAAAATAACTCAAATGTTTTATCTTCCAATGATCCTAACCCTACAGGGATACGTTTTGCTGATACTGGACAAATAGTGGTAACTCTCATTGCTGAAAGTGTTAATCACTGTTTTGACACAATTATAGCAAATGGCCCCTACGTGTGCAAAGAACCAAACGTCGAAGACACTTGTTGGGCAGAGGCGTTTATTGGAGAAGATCCACTTTGGGATGGGAGGGGATATCATCAAATTAGTCAGTCCTGTTTATCCAAAGACGATTATTTATTAATATGTGGCAATTATAGTGATCATGTTTTTCGTTCAAGGTATGGAAAAAAAATCAATACTCCGAAGGGAAAAGTAGGCTCATATATAACAAAATATTCTCCCAGCGGCACAATAAAGTGGTTAAATTCTATTCAAATGCCTAACACCAATTCTTCAGATATGAAATCAACAATCTATTCAGTAACAACAGACAAATATGGAAATATTTATGTGACAGGGTCGGTTTATGATTTAAGTCAAAATGTATATTATTATCAAAATAATGGAGACTCAATATTGATTTCAAATATTAAATATCATAATTCGTATGTAGACAAGACATTTATCCTTAAACTTGATTCTTTAGGTCATTATATCTGGCACGCAGAATTGTTTAACATTATTTCAATTTATTTAAAAGCCGACTCCAATGGAAATTTATTGGCTTATGGTATAAGTGGAAAATCTCCGTCTTCTACTATAATTTATAGACAAAATGGATTTACCGACTCTTGTTTTGCTTTCACCAATAAAAAAATTGATCAAATAGGTTATTCCTTACAAAATTATGTTCTTAGGATAAACGAAAATGGATCTCTAAAATGGTTCACTTTCATAAGTAAAGAACACAATGAAGGACTAATAGATGCAGAAATGGATAGTTTCGGCAACATCTACATAACGGGTACCTATGACATCAAAACTACATTTTTCTCAACAAATGGCGATTCAGTTAATATAAAAAGAGAAGATAACGAATCTAGTAGGCGAATGTATGTTGTAAAATATAATGATGTGGGAGTGCTACAATGGCAGGTAAGAGCTAGAATAATTAATAACTTAAGTTATGATACTGATGTAATAACGCCATATAAAATTCAAATTGATCCAAATGGAACCTGTTATATCTTAGGACATACATCTTTTTTCAACTATCGATATCAAGAATATATGAAGGTGATTAATGCTGACATGAGTATTACCATTCCACGGAGATATGGTTCCTTTTTTTTGATGAAATTATCTCCATCAGGTATAGCACAATGGATTACTGGAAATTCATATTCAAATTATGGTGACGGTTCAGCATTTGAGCTCAAAGGCAGCCAATTATATTTAATAAATACCCTTCATGGTTATAATAATTCCGCTTGGTCGGGATATTATTATTCTGCAAATTTCCAAGACAGCATTTACGTACCCAATATTAATTACGGAGATTTTTTAGTGGCTAATTATGATACTTCAGGAGCACTTCATTGGATTAGTTTAGGAGGAAACACATTACCCACTGGTTATCTTCACAATTTAGTCCCTACTTCCATTTCTACCAATACTTATGGGCATCATTTTATTACAGGAACAACCCATGGTGGAACCGAACCTGCTATTTTATTTGGAGACACTGTGTCAATAAATAGATATGATGCTTTTTTTTCTAAAATGGGAGTCTCCGGATGTGAAACTACTTTAGTAAACAATACAGAAATTAATATTCCTACGACCAGCAAGCAAGCTAGTCTAATAATTTATCCTAATCCAGCCACCAACACTTTACACATAAGTGGTATCAGGCCCAAATCGATTGTTAAAATATATGATGTATTAGGCCACCTTATAATCGAAAAAGAATCAGAGTATAATATGACTCTTAATACAAGTCAACTCTCGGAAGGTATTTACACAATCATTGCACAAAGCAATAATAGTAGGTCAATAAATAAAGTGGTTATTACGAAATAA
- a CDS encoding AAA family ATPase has translation MNDSTIDSLREALKHSPDNTPLRLLLADTLLNLNRLEEAEKEYSTLLKISNDHKAKIGLATVFFKKGSYSACNVVLEEVIDTGTNELSAYTLYAKALLKENSISKAIDAYKKALTIDPNYFDEYLDNQLRQRGNNEVVDIEEEIDTRFLQKPKINFSDVGGMEAVKKEIDLKIIKPLLHPELYKAYGKKIGGGILLYGPPGCGKTFIAKATAGQVNAKFISISLNDILDMWIGSSEKNLHEIFELARHNTPCVLFIDEIDALGASRSDMKQSSGRHLINQFLQELDGIDSTNEGVLIIGATNTPWNLDPAFRRPGRFDRIVFVPPPDVNTRASILNLKLENKPTGNIDISSIASKSENYSGADIDAIIDIAIEQKLESSFSDGIPKPLETSDLLSALKRHKPSTQEWFSTAKNFAMFANDSGLYDDILTYLKIKK, from the coding sequence ATGAATGATAGCACGATAGACAGTTTGCGAGAGGCCTTAAAACATTCGCCTGACAACACTCCATTAAGACTTTTATTAGCAGACACTTTACTTAATTTGAATAGACTTGAAGAAGCCGAAAAAGAATATTCAACCCTTCTTAAAATCTCGAATGACCACAAAGCTAAAATTGGTCTTGCTACAGTTTTTTTCAAGAAAGGAAGCTATTCAGCTTGTAATGTTGTTTTAGAGGAAGTAATTGACACTGGGACAAATGAATTAAGCGCTTACACACTTTATGCAAAAGCACTTTTAAAAGAAAATTCAATATCAAAAGCAATTGATGCTTACAAAAAAGCCCTAACGATTGACCCAAATTACTTTGATGAATATCTTGACAACCAATTGCGACAAAGAGGAAACAATGAAGTTGTAGATATAGAAGAAGAAATTGACACCCGCTTCTTACAAAAACCAAAAATCAATTTTAGTGATGTTGGAGGCATGGAAGCTGTAAAAAAAGAAATAGACCTAAAAATTATAAAACCACTACTCCACCCTGAACTTTATAAAGCCTATGGGAAAAAAATCGGTGGCGGAATTTTGCTCTATGGACCACCGGGCTGTGGTAAAACATTTATTGCCAAAGCAACTGCCGGACAAGTAAATGCTAAATTTATTAGTATTAGTTTAAACGATATTTTAGATATGTGGATTGGCAGTAGTGAAAAAAATCTTCATGAAATATTTGAATTAGCAAGACACAATACGCCATGTGTTTTATTCATTGATGAAATTGATGCCTTAGGTGCAAGTAGAAGTGATATGAAACAGTCAAGTGGCAGACACTTAATCAATCAATTTTTACAAGAGCTTGATGGAATCGATAGCACAAATGAAGGTGTATTAATTATTGGTGCAACAAATACACCGTGGAATTTGGATCCCGCTTTTAGACGACCGGGAAGATTTGACAGAATTGTATTTGTTCCGCCACCTGATGTAAACACAAGAGCATCCATTTTAAACTTAAAACTCGAGAATAAACCGACAGGAAATATTGATATATCATCCATTGCCTCGAAATCCGAAAATTATTCAGGTGCAGACATTGATGCCATTATTGATATTGCAATTGAACAAAAACTTGAATCTTCATTTAGTGATGGCATACCTAAACCACTTGAAACCAGCGACTTGTTGTCAGCATTGAAAAGACATAAACCCAGCACTCAAGAGTGGTTTTCAACAGCAAAAAATTTTGCAATGTTTGCAAACGATTCAGGACTTTATGACGACATTCTAACTTACTTGAAAATAAAAAAATAA
- a CDS encoding sulfite exporter TauE/SafE family protein: protein MEVIIISVTAFIVAILTFFSGFGLGTILTPVFMIFFPVDLAIGLTGIVHFFNNMFKLFLVGRKSNKEVLLRFGIPAVIAAIVGSWLLLNITDLKPLFVYEAFGKTFEVYPIKFIISILLIIFASIDLIPYFNKLQFGKDKLPIGGALSGFFGGLSGNQGALRSAFLIKAGLSKEAFIATAVVVSTFVDFTRLSVYATRFTKAGLSDNLTLVVCATLSAIAGAYIGNKLLKKVTLRFLQVTIAIMLIIISLALGAGLI, encoded by the coding sequence ATGGAAGTTATCATCATTTCAGTTACGGCTTTTATCGTAGCCATTCTCACATTCTTTTCGGGCTTCGGACTAGGAACAATTCTCACTCCGGTATTTATGATTTTCTTTCCGGTTGACTTGGCAATCGGGCTGACAGGTATTGTTCACTTCTTTAACAACATGTTCAAATTGTTTTTAGTCGGACGGAAATCTAATAAAGAAGTTTTATTGCGTTTTGGTATCCCTGCTGTTATCGCAGCCATTGTTGGTTCATGGCTGCTGCTCAACATTACCGACCTCAAACCGCTTTTCGTTTACGAGGCCTTTGGAAAAACTTTTGAAGTGTATCCAATAAAGTTTATCATCTCCATTTTGCTTATCATCTTCGCAAGCATTGACCTCATTCCATATTTCAACAAGTTGCAATTCGGCAAAGACAAACTTCCCATCGGTGGCGCATTGAGTGGTTTCTTCGGAGGACTTTCAGGAAATCAGGGAGCATTGCGAAGTGCATTTCTAATCAAAGCTGGACTTTCCAAAGAAGCATTTATTGCAACAGCAGTTGTAGTTTCTACTTTTGTTGACTTCACACGTTTGAGTGTATACGCAACACGATTTACCAAAGCAGGACTTAGCGATAATTTGACTTTGGTAGTTTGTGCGACACTCTCTGCAATTGCAGGGGCATACATCGGCAACAAACTTTTGAAGAAAGTAACCTTGAGATTTTTGCAAGTAACCATTGCTATAATGCTAATCATAATTTCACTTGCTTTGGGTGCAGGACTAATATGA
- a CDS encoding tetratricopeptide repeat protein: MSISFMISCKGPAQNKQTIEITQKLLDSLSAYPQVSIQSDLYYKLVLEKYPNTQEAYMSRSVAYNKGGEHATGFAMLNRAVELAPIENLGYRAFVKLYMMHDYEGALQDCLRFDSLSSYSKPGVWGEDMDMVIGLCYLQLNDFQNARIRFTNSINWVTQKIGKEWNSPRVFLYLGINLNKEKEYSQATQVFDELIRLNPNYSEAYYYKAKCYSLRKDLKNAAATLEKCKQVFKKYSAEKNVYFELPYQIYPSMLSDLSKPF, encoded by the coding sequence ATGAGTATATCTTTTATGATATCCTGTAAAGGGCCAGCACAAAATAAACAGACTATAGAAATAACACAGAAGTTACTGGACTCTCTGTCCGCATACCCTCAAGTTTCAATTCAAAGCGATTTGTATTATAAATTGGTTTTGGAAAAATATCCCAATACGCAAGAAGCATATATGAGCCGTTCGGTTGCTTATAACAAAGGGGGCGAACATGCAACCGGTTTTGCTATGCTAAATAGGGCTGTGGAATTAGCCCCCATTGAAAACCTTGGCTATCGTGCTTTTGTAAAACTGTATATGATGCACGATTATGAAGGAGCCTTGCAGGATTGCCTGCGATTTGATTCATTAAGCTCTTATTCCAAACCTGGAGTATGGGGCGAGGATATGGACATGGTGATCGGTTTGTGCTACCTGCAATTAAATGATTTTCAGAATGCCCGCATACGGTTCACAAATTCAATAAACTGGGTCACACAAAAAATTGGAAAAGAATGGAATTCGCCACGAGTTTTTTTGTATCTCGGAATTAACCTTAATAAAGAAAAAGAATATTCACAAGCCACTCAGGTTTTCGATGAATTAATTCGACTCAACCCAAATTATTCTGAAGCTTATTATTATAAAGCGAAATGTTATAGCTTGCGAAAAGATTTAAAAAATGCCGCCGCAACTTTAGAAAAATGCAAACAAGTTTTTAAAAAGTATAGTGCTGAAAAAAATGTTTATTTTGAATTGCCCTATCAAATCTATCCATCCATGCTATCCGATTTATCTAAACCTTTTTGA
- a CDS encoding tetratricopeptide repeat protein, whose product MTEDHRLSKVEILIQQKKFVEAEKILSDLLTADSNNIYILTLLAEVNLQQDKFDKASNIIDNAIGLSPDNAYLFYIKSRIAIQQDSLSEAEKNISQAIELDPNEADYFALLANIKLSRKQFEEALESADQALEIDAENLLALNTRSTALNKLNRSEESFATIEGALREDPNNAFTHTNYGWGLLEKGDHKKALEHFKEALTNDPTFNYAQMGMLEALKATNPVYRLFLKYSFWMSNLTAKYQWGVIIGFYFGFKILKTIARHNENLQPYLMPLIGALALIAFSTWVIAPISNLFLRFNKYGQLLLNEKEKMSSNFVAISFGAFLIGIILYFVLQDEKMLTIAGFGFAMMLPFGTMFSPSKNKYGLLIYTIALAVVGLIAIIMTIASSEMDNPMWLVFIFGFVAFQWVANYMVIKEDNR is encoded by the coding sequence ATGACAGAAGACCACAGACTTTCCAAAGTTGAAATTCTTATTCAACAAAAAAAATTCGTAGAAGCAGAAAAAATCCTTTCCGACTTATTAACAGCGGATTCAAACAATATTTATATTTTGACTTTGCTTGCAGAGGTCAACTTACAACAAGACAAATTTGATAAAGCGAGCAATATTATTGACAATGCAATCGGGCTATCGCCAGACAATGCGTATTTATTCTATATCAAATCTCGCATAGCAATACAGCAAGACTCATTGAGTGAGGCAGAAAAAAATATAAGTCAAGCGATAGAACTTGACCCTAATGAGGCCGACTACTTTGCATTACTTGCTAATATTAAGCTAAGTCGTAAACAGTTCGAAGAAGCACTTGAATCTGCAGACCAGGCATTGGAGATCGATGCTGAAAACTTATTGGCACTTAACACAAGAAGTACGGCTTTAAACAAACTTAATCGTAGTGAAGAATCATTTGCTACTATTGAAGGCGCATTGCGCGAAGATCCTAATAATGCTTTCACACATACAAACTATGGGTGGGGCTTACTTGAAAAAGGAGATCACAAAAAAGCATTGGAACATTTCAAAGAAGCATTAACGAACGATCCAACTTTCAATTATGCCCAAATGGGTATGCTTGAAGCTTTGAAAGCCACAAACCCAGTTTATAGGCTATTCCTGAAATATTCCTTTTGGATGAGCAATCTGACTGCAAAATATCAGTGGGGTGTAATAATTGGTTTTTATTTTGGTTTTAAAATATTAAAAACAATTGCTCGTCATAATGAAAATCTACAACCCTATTTAATGCCTTTAATTGGGGCTCTAGCTTTAATTGCGTTTTCAACATGGGTTATCGCTCCAATAAGTAATTTATTTCTTCGGTTCAACAAATACGGACAATTGCTCCTAAATGAAAAAGAGAAAATGAGTTCAAACTTTGTAGCTATAAGCTTTGGTGCTTTTCTTATTGGAATAATATTATACTTTGTTTTACAAGACGAAAAAATGTTGACCATTGCAGGATTTGGTTTTGCCATGATGTTACCTTTTGGAACTATGTTTTCTCCTTCTAAAAACAAATATGGCCTTTTAATTTACACCATTGCTTTGGCAGTAGTGGGCTTGATTGCTATCATTATGACTATTGCAAGTAGTGAAATGGATAACCCAATGTGGCTTGTCTTCATTTTTGGGTTTGTAGCATTTCAATGGGTAGCAAATTATATGGTAATTAAAGAGGACAACCGATAA
- a CDS encoding response regulator transcription factor: protein MQDLNCLIVEDESLAADVISDYIHQVPGLKLKGTCENVFEAMEKLRCEKIDLIFLDINLPKINGIDFIKTIPDKYDIVLTTAYHQYALEGFNLNVIDYLLKPIEFSRFLQAVNKVFDKHKKVSSEVHSEIRQRVHHFFNVEKKQVKVFEDDILYIESLKDYVRIHTSKRIFVTKFQIGEIEKILTQEDFIRIHKSYIVNSNMITSYNAQEIEIDDISLPLGRSYKIIVERKLKG from the coding sequence ATGCAGGATTTGAATTGTTTGATAGTAGAGGATGAATCTCTGGCAGCCGATGTAATTAGTGATTACATCCATCAGGTTCCCGGGCTAAAGCTTAAAGGTACTTGCGAAAATGTATTTGAAGCAATGGAGAAATTGCGTTGTGAAAAAATTGATCTTATTTTTCTCGATATTAATTTACCGAAAATTAACGGAATTGATTTTATAAAAACCATTCCTGATAAATATGATATTGTACTTACTACGGCCTATCATCAATACGCTCTAGAAGGCTTTAATCTCAATGTTATAGATTATCTGCTAAAGCCAATTGAGTTCAGCCGTTTTTTGCAGGCTGTAAATAAGGTATTCGACAAGCACAAAAAAGTTTCATCGGAAGTACACAGCGAGATTCGCCAAAGGGTACATCATTTTTTTAACGTAGAGAAAAAACAAGTGAAGGTATTTGAGGATGATATCCTTTATATTGAAAGTTTGAAAGATTATGTGCGAATTCATACCAGTAAGCGGATCTTCGTTACTAAATTTCAGATCGGTGAAATAGAAAAAATACTGACGCAAGAAGACTTTATTCGTATCCATAAATCCTATATCGTTAATAGCAACATGATTACTTCTTACAATGCACAAGAAATTGAAATTGACGACATTTCTCTTCCTTTAGGGAGGAGTTATAAAATAATCGTCGAGCGAAAATTAAAAGGATGA